GGCCGCCGCGCAACAGGAGGCGGCTCAACCTCCGCCGCCACAGCCCAGCCCGCAGTCGTCGACACAGTCGCCCCCTTCCCAGGGACCGCAGCAGTCGCAGACGCAGTCAAAGCCGCCGAGCGGCAATAACCAAGTTCCGCCTGCCACTGGCCCGCCAGAGATACAACCACAGCCCCAGCAGCCAGCCAGCCCCATGCCTGGCGGCGCCAACGCTTTCTTCCTGGACGACGGTACCCCGGTCAAGCTCCGCATTGGGCGCACGGTTTCGTCTGCCGACGCACAGGTAGGCGAGACGGTCGATTTTGAGGTCCTGGAGGAAGTGAGGGTGGGCGACCTGGTCGTTGTTCCAAAGGGCGGACTAGCTTGGGCCACGGTGACTGAGGCTCAGCCCAAGCGCCGCCTTGGGCGGGCGGGCAAGCTTGGCCTGAACATCGACTCTGTGAAGCTCGTCGACGGCGAGAAAGCCGCACTCCGCGCCGTGAAAGATGTGAAGGGCGCCGGCCACGGCGGGGCTGTGACCGGGGCCGTGGTCGCGACTGCCATCGTTTTTTGGCCCGCCGCACCGCTCTTCCTGCTCATCCATGGGAAGGACATCACCATCCCCAAGGGAACCGAGATCACGGCCTACATCAACGGAGCTATGCCGCTCGACCATTCTAAGTTCGACCCAGTCGCAAAGAGCCCTGCGACAGTAGCGACCGCTGCTCCAGTTGCAGCTGCTCAACTCCAAATCACGTCCGACCCCGACGCTGCCGACATCCAGGTCGATGGCGCCTTCGTGGGGAACACGCCCTCCACGGTCTCTGTCCCTGCCGGTGAGCACGACCTGGAGATATCCAAGACCGGGTACCTCTCCTGGAAGCGTCACCTTCGTGCCTTGGGTGGCGATGTCCACATCAACGCTAAGCTTGAGGCCGAGCCACAGAGCCAGCCCAAGTGACCGGTTGCATGGGCCACCCCCCGCATCCCACCCTTTGCCAAAGCTCAAAGGGTGGGGCACCCTCGAGATTTGGGTTGGGTCAAGGGTGGGCCACCCGCCTGTTCTGAATCTACAACATGGAGTAGACTTATGCCTTTGACAAACCCCATGCGATCGGATTAGGTTCCGATGCTGCACGGAAGAACCCCGGGTTGTGGAGAATCGAATGGCTACTCCGAAGCTCAGTCCTCAGCAGATCCTTGAGGTATCTGGGCGGGTTGCGGGATATATTGCGGCTCAGCGCGAAGGTTATCTCCCTGAGTCGCAGCCTTTGACCCGTGCACAG
This region of Terriglobales bacterium genomic DNA includes:
- a CDS encoding PEGA domain-containing protein, which produces MPGGANAFFLDDGTPVKLRIGRTVSSADAQVGETVDFEVLEEVRVGDLVVVPKGGLAWATVTEAQPKRRLGRAGKLGLNIDSVKLVDGEKAALRAVKDVKGAGHGGAVTGAVVATAIVFWPAAPLFLLIHGKDITIPKGTEITAYINGAMPLDHSKFDPVAKSPATVATAAPVAAAQLQITSDPDAADIQVDGAFVGNTPSTVSVPAGEHDLEISKTGYLSWKRHLRALGGDVHINAKLEAEPQSQPK